Proteins from a genomic interval of Piscinibacter sp. HJYY11:
- a CDS encoding PEP-CTERM sorting domain-containing protein, translating to MKKLIAFAALLWVAMAGSTQAAIVTASSSYRVDFASVGLAAATSLPTSSTFLVSATFDDVNLVGNEITIVPSSPTDTFEVFFGTAPGGFTAASDLYGGPLLQVQQSGSALTIAGLWFETLFSIGSGPAAGNYLLSFSGSGFQVTPEGNTTDFVMTGAVSAVPLPGVLPLLLAGLGGLGFVARRKKQ from the coding sequence ATGAAGAAACTCATCGCGTTTGCCGCCCTTCTGTGGGTCGCCATGGCCGGCAGCACGCAGGCCGCCATCGTCACTGCCAGCAGCAGCTACCGCGTCGACTTCGCAAGCGTGGGCCTTGCTGCGGCGACCAGCCTGCCGACGAGTTCGACCTTCCTCGTCAGCGCCACCTTCGACGACGTCAACCTCGTGGGCAACGAGATCACGATCGTGCCCAGCTCGCCGACCGACACCTTCGAGGTGTTCTTCGGCACCGCGCCCGGTGGCTTCACCGCGGCGAGCGACCTCTACGGGGGCCCGCTCCTGCAGGTGCAGCAGAGCGGCTCCGCACTCACCATCGCCGGGCTCTGGTTCGAGACGCTCTTCAGCATCGGCTCGGGCCCCGCGGCCGGCAACTACCTGCTGAGCTTCTCGGGCAGCGGCTTCCAGGTCACGCCCGAAGGCAACACCACCGACTTCGTGATGACGGGCGCGGTGTCGGCCGTGCCGCTGCCGGGCGTGCTGCCGCTGCTGCTGGCCGGTCTCGGTGGCCTCGGTTTCGTGGCACGTCGCAAGAAGCAATGA
- a CDS encoding PhoX family phosphatase, which produces MQDLNRRNFLSFVGGTGVAVSSVSLGGLLSAETVNAAPVPVSFTPVRVPFPLPIFVTNQNFLPTGVNGAGSLIAPTETGGPAVELPTYTVIDDVVVAPEFERYVISAWGDRVFADASQYVGFNADYTGYIPLSGTNEGLLWTNHEYVSYPFSEICPESAITAPAGNNVFERVIGYPIPTTRTREYIGESLYNVGGSILRIRRISRGGRFTVVAGHVDNRRLHGLSGLAINGQRTDAYYTNARGTVSYSQVTSWGNRPHQVGDDRYLVGTGPAATDVFPLSTDTLGNRIIGTIANCAGGTTPWGTILSCEENFQADPSAFFLGVTEGVLPNGTQTGYLSAGTQTDTGSRTAGAEFGLVGEKYGWVVEIDVKNTAVRAKKHSWLGRFRHENVALKVQAGQPLAAYMGDDRRGGHVWKFASHGVVGNVTDTANSALFENGTLYVARFNADGTGTWIPLLLSTPTNPNAPSALTSAQFASEGVRDRNGLTNLPRRAGVAGQTVDGGFFACTTLNEASALPDYQGRTLANFYTSQGAILCDAFAAANLVGGTPSARPEDVEVHPKTGEVFIAFTDGAAGSDGYADSRIFTVSKYNAAINTEQQSGGLYKIVEAGNDPAATTFTWSRFLQGGESGAANGAGFANLDNLAFDPKGNVWGVMDMSTNLHNGLGLGTSATPTTINHALAGSGNAANLVGVYGNNWMFCIPTEGPDAGKQLPFAIGPMRSELTGPTFVGDHLLLAVQHPGENAPIDAQNTGPRSRTIEMLSLDGSSTFNQTRTVPFGSQWPSNTIAGNTSGIPKPAVIGIRRKNGGSFI; this is translated from the coding sequence ATGCAAGACCTGAATCGCCGCAATTTCCTGAGCTTCGTCGGTGGCACCGGCGTGGCGGTGAGCTCCGTGAGCCTCGGCGGCCTGCTGTCGGCCGAGACGGTCAATGCGGCCCCTGTGCCGGTGAGCTTCACACCCGTGCGCGTGCCGTTCCCGCTGCCCATCTTCGTGACCAACCAGAACTTTCTGCCCACCGGCGTGAACGGCGCCGGCTCGCTCATCGCCCCCACCGAGACCGGCGGGCCCGCCGTCGAGCTGCCTACCTACACCGTCATCGACGATGTGGTGGTGGCGCCCGAGTTCGAGCGGTACGTCATCAGCGCCTGGGGCGACCGCGTGTTCGCCGATGCCAGCCAGTACGTCGGCTTCAACGCCGACTACACCGGCTACATCCCGCTGTCGGGCACCAACGAAGGCCTGCTGTGGACCAACCACGAGTACGTCTCGTACCCGTTCTCCGAGATCTGCCCCGAGTCGGCCATTACCGCGCCGGCCGGGAACAACGTATTCGAGCGTGTGATCGGCTACCCGATCCCGACCACCCGCACGCGTGAATACATCGGCGAGAGCCTCTACAACGTCGGTGGCTCCATCCTGCGCATCCGCCGCATCTCGCGTGGTGGCCGCTTCACGGTGGTGGCCGGCCATGTCGACAATCGTCGCCTGCATGGCCTGTCGGGTCTTGCCATCAACGGCCAGCGTACCGATGCCTACTACACCAATGCGCGCGGCACGGTGAGCTATTCGCAGGTCACCTCGTGGGGCAACCGCCCGCACCAGGTCGGCGACGATCGCTACCTCGTGGGCACCGGCCCGGCCGCGACCGACGTCTTCCCGCTCAGCACCGACACGCTTGGCAACCGCATCATCGGCACGATCGCCAACTGCGCCGGCGGGACCACGCCGTGGGGCACCATCCTGTCCTGCGAAGAGAACTTCCAGGCCGACCCCAGTGCCTTCTTCCTCGGCGTGACCGAAGGTGTGCTGCCCAACGGCACGCAGACCGGCTACCTCAGCGCCGGCACCCAGACCGATACCGGCAGCCGCACCGCCGGTGCGGAGTTCGGCCTGGTTGGCGAGAAGTACGGCTGGGTTGTCGAGATCGACGTGAAGAACACCGCCGTGCGGGCCAAGAAGCACAGCTGGCTCGGCCGCTTCCGGCACGAGAACGTGGCGCTCAAGGTGCAGGCAGGCCAGCCCTTGGCCGCCTACATGGGCGACGACCGACGCGGCGGCCACGTGTGGAAGTTCGCGAGTCACGGCGTGGTGGGCAACGTCACCGACACCGCCAACAGCGCGCTCTTCGAGAACGGCACGCTCTACGTTGCCCGCTTCAACGCTGACGGCACCGGCACCTGGATCCCGCTGCTGCTGTCCACGCCGACCAACCCCAACGCGCCCAGCGCGCTCACCTCGGCGCAGTTCGCCAGCGAAGGCGTGCGTGACCGCAATGGCCTCACGAACCTGCCGCGCCGAGCCGGTGTCGCAGGCCAGACGGTCGACGGCGGCTTCTTCGCCTGCACCACGCTCAATGAAGCCTCCGCGCTGCCCGACTACCAGGGCCGCACGCTGGCCAATTTCTACACCTCGCAAGGCGCCATCCTGTGCGATGCCTTCGCCGCGGCCAATCTCGTGGGCGGCACGCCCTCGGCGCGCCCGGAAGATGTGGAAGTGCATCCGAAGACCGGCGAAGTCTTCATCGCGTTCACCGACGGCGCCGCCGGCAGCGATGGTTATGCCGACTCGCGCATCTTCACGGTGAGCAAGTACAACGCCGCAATCAACACCGAACAGCAGAGCGGTGGCCTCTACAAGATCGTGGAAGCCGGCAACGACCCCGCCGCGACGACCTTCACCTGGTCGCGCTTCCTGCAGGGTGGAGAGTCCGGTGCTGCGAACGGCGCGGGTTTTGCCAACCTCGACAACCTCGCCTTCGACCCCAAGGGCAACGTGTGGGGCGTGATGGACATGTCCACCAACCTGCACAACGGCCTGGGCCTCGGCACGAGTGCCACGCCGACCACCATCAACCACGCCCTGGCCGGCTCGGGCAACGCGGCGAATCTGGTGGGCGTGTACGGCAACAACTGGATGTTCTGCATCCCGACCGAAGGGCCGGATGCGGGCAAGCAGTTGCCGTTTGCCATCGGCCCCATGCGCAGCGAGTTGACCGGGCCGACCTTCGTCGGCGACCACCTGCTGCTCGCCGTGCAACACCCGGGCGAGAACGCGCCGATCGACGCGCAGAACACCGGCCCGCGCAGCCGCACGATCGAGATGCTTTCGCTCGACGGCAGCAGCACCTTCAACCAGACGCGCACCGTGCCCTTCGGCTCTCAGTGGCCGAGCAACACGATCGCCGGCAACACGAGCGGCATCCCGAAGCCGGCCGTGATCGGCATCCGCCGCAAGAACGGCGGCAGCTTCATCTGA